A region of the Mus pahari chromosome 15, PAHARI_EIJ_v1.1, whole genome shotgun sequence genome:
CCTTTGTGTGACCACGGCAGTCCTCCAATGCCTGTTCCAGAGGTCTCAGCACATCTTCTATCAGAGTTTCAGACTCAATGACTGGGGAACTTGGGGGCTCCACACCAGTAGCAGCACAGCTCCCCATAGGCGGAGGCCTAGAAGCCTTACTTGAAGGAGGTGGATGATCCACTGGAGGTGGTCCAGAAGTTTCTGGAGCTGAAATGTTTGCATCAAACAACAAGGCTTAGTCCCCTGCAGTGCTCATTTAATTCCTATCTTCTCATTTCACTTAACTTTGTTCACAACTTTGTTCACAACATTGAATCAAATACAAGTTATCACACCACAAATGTACAAATAGGCTGCACAGTATTTGCTATCAAAAACCCCTTCACATTCTAatttctcttccttatttttttaaagatcggctctacatagccttggctgtcctggaatctgaGTTTAATGTTTTTTAGACCAGGCTCaactcaaactcaagagatccaacTGCTTTTGAAGATTAATTACAGAAATATTAAATCAGTCTCTTATCTCTAACTTATTCAAACTATCTTTACTATTGATTTAAGATTTCATTCTAACCAGTCTTCTCTACATTCATTAGGTGCTAGAGACCCCTAAGTTTCTGTCATAGTTCATCTTTAGGCCTCTACCCACACCCTCTTCCTTCGGGGATGATGTTCAAATCAAATATAACATCCCATCGCCTTCCAACCCTCCATTAAAATTGGAACACTCTACTTAAGTCTCTGAACTAGGCCAATATTTCACGTGTCATTTTATCTCGAGCAAGTGTGGAATCAAATTCCTGTTAGTTTGTTCACTGTTTTTAAGTTTGCATTCGAGCAGTTCCTGACAGTCTCCTGACAGGTGCTCAGTAAATACTGATTAAACAAACGAGTAAATAACACAAAGACTATATGATCCTGGGAAAAGATCTAGgcaagaaatatttgaaaacattggAGTCTTTTTATCCAACATACCGTTTACTTAACAGCTGCAAAAAGATCGAGCACAAAAAGCGCCTGCGCTGCGCCAACCCTTCTTATGGAGTCCTTGAGGAAAATAGGCCGATGGGACAGGTTTATCCCAGTCACCATCTTTTCCTTTTGGTACAGGATTCTGCCCACAGCCCTCACCCACCTCTAGGGGATCCATCCTGTGGGGCCGCGACCCTCTTAGTAAGGGGAGTGCGTTTTGGTCCACCAGTCTGAGTCTGCAGCCCGTAGGAGAATTGTGGCGGGTCGTTCCAGCCGCGTTCCTTGTTGCCTGCGAAGGCGAGGAAGTGTGTGAAACGAGACCAGGAACCCAACAGACTAACGGAGGATACACTGGGGTTGAGGGGACAAGAGAGGGCGAGAACCACCAGCCCGCCGGCCGTGCTCACCCGGCTTCACGTACAGCTCCGCCATCTCCACTTCCGCACCGCCAGCGGGGCAGCGCGTCACTTCCGGGGCGGTAGTTCACTCAAGTCGCCTGGTTGAGGCGGAGCTGCCTGGAGAGCCCAGCACCGGTTCGTTAAAAGACAACTGACTAATCTGGGACTTTATCACGGGATACCAAACATATTTTCTAATGTCTCCTAGTTTGCTCTCAGAAACAAATTCAAACACCGTAAGTTTGCCCTAGCTAACCACGTCTGTCCAACTCTGGAAGGTCACACCAGTAGACTGCCCTGCACAATctttacattcatttttctctagGCTTGCTAACAAGAACTCATCTTCAGTAGTCAGATATACCAACTCTTCAGAAGTCTTCTGAAATGCCTAGGACAAGTATCATCTGAGCTCACATAACCCTCTGATAATTCCTGGTTAGACTACATGGTATCTTCTGTCTTCTCTATTTGGTTGTTTCTCCTCTGAAAGTCTCAGAAGGAACGCTTACAAATAGGCCTACTTTAATATCTGATATAGAAAAGCTCTTAGAAACTGTttgctggggactggagagatggctcagcggataagagcactaactgctattccagaggtcctgagttcaattcccagcaaccacatggtggctcacaaccatctgtaatggggtccgatgcactcttctggtgtgtgtctgaagacagctacagtgtactcatataaataaaaaagaaataagaaaagaaagaaactgtttgCTGAATGAATGGAATCAGACTTCCATTATGAACCATGGCCTAATTATGACGACAGGCAGTCACCAACACCAAGCATACATACCCACTTCACACAGCTAATGGCCCCCAATCTTAGCCCAGGTCAATATACTCATAACTAGTGAGGTCACTGAGGGATTTTTATTTGCACTGATTCTGCTATAAAGTTGCTGAGGTAGAGCCAATTGTCCAGGGTTGGACAGGGGCAAGGAACAAGAGGACCCAAGGAAAGGGGTGCCACAGGCCTAAGTTACAGTGCAGGGCCTCTCAGTCATCCATATAAACAACGAACTTGGTAATAAATACAGAGTACGCAAGGATCAGGGATGGGCAGGAAGGTAAGAGGCTACAGAACCCTAGGGACCAGAAGAGTATAGAGCCTCTTTACCCAGCCGTCTAAGATCAATTTAGGACATATGGAGAAGAGAAGGTTTTAGCCTGAAGGCATCAAGAAATGAGAAGACACTCCTCTTTCGAGGAGCTGCTCCAGCACCCCCAACCCCTCCTTTCAgtagagggggaggaagggggccGCCTGGGGAGTCCATGGAGCTGGTCCGCTTGAGCCGCAGGCGAGCACGGGCCTGAGCACCCCAGGCCTTACCCCGAGCTGCTGAGGCCACTAGACACTTCTGGTACTGAACCTAGGAAGAACGGGAATATGAGCATCCAGCTTTCTGCCCCTGCACACCTAAAACCTTCCATAGGGCAGATAACTGGCCAAGAATTCTGTTTGATACAATGCCCATAGTCATGTCTCAAGTACCTATAGCATTCCCAGGTACCTCTCAGCAACAAAAACATAAAGCTTGATATTTAGTGAGTACTTAAGGAGAGCTAGACACCGTGTTAAGCGCATTGTATGATAATTTAATTTAACCTAGTTATTTATGAAGTGTTGCTAAACTCATTTTGCAAATGAAGATAACCAAGGTCCCCAGATAATAAATGATTggtttaaggcagtggttctcaacttgtggatcACAACcccccacaggggtcacatatcagatatttttacattacagttcataacagtagcaaaatcaaaGTTATAAAGtaggaacaaaataattttatgtctgtgggtcaccacaacatgaggaagtatattaaagggtcacagcattaggttGA
Encoded here:
- the Sra1 gene encoding steroid receptor RNA activator 1, which codes for MAELYVKPGNKERGWNDPPQFSYGLQTQTGGPKRTPLTKRVAAPQDGSPRAPETSGPPPVDHPPPSSKASRPPPMGSCAATGVEPPSSPVIESETLIEDVLRPLEQALEDCRGHTKKQVCDDISRRLALLREQWAGGKLSIPVKKRMALLVQELLHHQWDAADDIHRSLMVDHVTEVSQWMVGVKRLIAEKRSLSSEETKEEKSTVEPENQTIPGFQQSS